In Dyadobacter subterraneus, a single genomic region encodes these proteins:
- a CDS encoding AtpZ/AtpI family protein: protein MEEDKNEWKNPENKPSLSKGNSRKTPSNFIRYSGMAMQMLGTILVFTYAGYKLDQWQMNKTPVWTLVLSLNSIAASLYLLIRSMPKVK, encoded by the coding sequence ATGGAAGAAGATAAAAATGAATGGAAAAATCCAGAAAATAAACCTTCCCTATCAAAGGGAAATTCCAGAAAAACGCCTTCAAACTTCATCAGATATTCAGGAATGGCCATGCAAATGCTAGGAACCATTCTGGTTTTCACTTATGCAGGTTATAAACTTGACCAGTGGCAAATGAATAAAACCCCGGTCTGGACTTTGGTGTTATCACTCAATTCCATTGCTGCATCTTTATACTTATTAATACGCAGTATGCCAAAGGTGAAGTGA
- the atpF gene encoding F0F1 ATP synthase subunit B gives MSLLTPNPGLIFWMLVVFLLVVFILAKFAWKPIIKGLKDRENEIQGALDLAERTKSEMVKLKADNEKLIIEANAVRDRILRDAKEASDRMIAESKDRAVVEGQKMIESARDTIRNEQHAAIAKMRKEVAVLSLEIAEQVLHRELKDKESQEKLISDLASSARMN, from the coding sequence ATGTCATTGCTTACTCCAAACCCAGGTCTTATTTTCTGGATGCTGGTGGTATTTTTACTGGTAGTTTTCATTCTTGCCAAATTTGCATGGAAACCAATCATTAAAGGCTTAAAAGATCGTGAAAACGAAATTCAGGGAGCTTTGGATCTTGCAGAAAGAACCAAATCTGAAATGGTTAAATTGAAAGCTGATAACGAAAAACTGATTATTGAAGCGAACGCAGTTCGTGACCGTATTCTTCGTGATGCAAAAGAAGCTTCTGACCGTATGATCGCTGAGTCGAAAGACAGAGCGGTTGTTGAAGGACAGAAAATGATTGAAAGTGCACGTGACACAATCCGTAACGAACAACACGCTGCTATCGCCAAAATGCGTAAAGAAGTTGCTGTTCTTTCTCTTGAAATCGCTGAGCAGGTATTGCACCGCGAATTGAAAGATAAAGAATCTCAGGAAAAACTGATTTCAGATCTTGCGTCATCAGCTCGCATGAACTAA
- a CDS encoding ATP-dependent Clp protease ATP-binding subunit, with the protein MEAKFSNRVKEVISLSREEALRLGHDYIGAEHLLLGMIREGDGVAIGLLKKLGVSLDDVRQTIEQATKGAATNNVKNLQNIPLTRQSEKVLKITYLEAKIFKSPLIGTEHLLLSILRDEDNVGTQILHKFNVNYEVIKEMLEYQSSGTKPHMGPETEDGDDEARGGMFGGGGGGAASGKESKGAEKSRTPVLDNFGRDLTKMAEVGKLDPIVGREKEIERVAQILSRRKKNNPILIGEPGVGKTAIAEGLALRIVQKKVSRVLFGKRVVTLDLASLVAGTKYRGQFEERMKAVMNELEKSPDVILFIDELHTIVGAGGASGSLDASNMFKPALSRGEIQCIGATTLDEYRQYIEKDGALARRFQMVMVDATSIEETIQILENIKDKYEDHHHVSYTPESISTAVKLSERYITDRFLPDKAIDVLDEVGARVHISNITVPEDILHLEEQIENIKQEKNRVVKSQKYEEAAQLRDREKKLIDQLDRAKLAWEEETKQKRYTVTEHNVAEVVAMMTGIPVTNVSMDEGKKLLNMADELKSKVIGQNPPIEKLVKAIQRTRVGLKDPKKPIGSFIFLGPTGVGKTELAKVLATYLFDKDDALVRIDMSEYMEKFSVSRLVGAPPGYVGYEEGGQLTEKIRRKPYSVVLLDEIEKAHPDVFNILLQVLDDGILTDGLGRRVDFRNTIIIMTSNIGARDLKDFGSGIGFSTKAKADNQDEIMKGTIQSALRKAFSPEFLNRLDDVIVFNSLQREDLHRIIDISLGKLFSRVKGLGYEIELTVPAKDFLSDKGYDPQYGARPLNRAIQKYLEDPVAEEILKGDLREGDVLVANHVENSEELTISVRKKEEEVAN; encoded by the coding sequence GAATCTGCAGAATATCCCTCTTACAAGACAATCTGAAAAGGTGTTGAAAATAACATATCTAGAGGCCAAGATTTTCAAAAGCCCCTTGATTGGAACTGAACATTTGCTTCTGTCAATTTTACGTGACGAAGACAATGTAGGCACCCAGATCCTGCATAAATTTAATGTTAACTACGAAGTCATTAAAGAAATGTTAGAATATCAATCATCAGGAACAAAACCCCATATGGGTCCGGAAACCGAAGACGGTGACGATGAAGCGAGAGGCGGCATGTTTGGCGGTGGAGGCGGAGGCGCAGCTTCCGGTAAAGAATCAAAAGGTGCAGAAAAGTCTCGTACTCCTGTGCTGGACAATTTCGGACGTGATCTTACGAAAATGGCTGAGGTTGGAAAACTTGATCCAATCGTTGGACGTGAAAAGGAAATTGAGCGTGTAGCACAAATTCTTAGCCGTCGTAAAAAGAATAACCCAATTCTTATTGGTGAGCCTGGTGTTGGTAAAACAGCCATCGCAGAAGGTCTTGCGCTAAGAATTGTTCAGAAAAAAGTTTCACGTGTTCTTTTCGGTAAAAGAGTTGTAACACTTGATCTTGCTTCTCTGGTAGCAGGAACAAAATACCGTGGTCAGTTTGAAGAAAGAATGAAAGCGGTAATGAATGAACTGGAAAAATCTCCGGATGTGATCCTTTTCATTGATGAGCTTCATACAATTGTTGGTGCCGGTGGTGCTTCAGGTTCTTTGGACGCCTCGAATATGTTCAAACCAGCGTTATCACGTGGAGAAATCCAGTGTATCGGTGCTACTACACTTGATGAGTATCGTCAATACATTGAAAAAGACGGAGCACTTGCGCGTCGTTTCCAGATGGTAATGGTTGATGCTACTTCAATCGAAGAAACTATTCAGATCCTTGAAAATATCAAGGACAAATATGAAGATCATCACCATGTAAGCTACACGCCGGAATCGATCAGCACTGCTGTGAAATTATCTGAGCGTTATATTACAGACCGTTTCCTTCCGGACAAAGCCATTGACGTTTTGGATGAAGTTGGTGCAAGAGTTCATATCAGCAACATCACTGTACCTGAGGATATTCTTCATCTGGAAGAACAGATTGAAAATATCAAACAGGAAAAAAACAGAGTTGTTAAAAGCCAGAAATACGAAGAAGCAGCTCAGTTACGTGATCGTGAAAAGAAATTGATCGATCAGCTTGACCGCGCTAAACTTGCCTGGGAAGAAGAAACCAAGCAAAAAAGATATACAGTTACTGAGCATAATGTTGCTGAGGTAGTTGCAATGATGACCGGAATTCCTGTGACTAACGTATCCATGGATGAAGGTAAGAAATTGCTTAATATGGCAGATGAGCTTAAATCAAAGGTAATTGGCCAGAACCCACCGATTGAAAAATTGGTAAAAGCAATTCAGCGTACACGTGTAGGTTTGAAAGATCCTAAGAAACCAATTGGTTCTTTTATCTTCCTTGGACCAACGGGTGTAGGTAAAACAGAATTAGCGAAAGTTCTTGCAACCTATTTGTTTGATAAAGACGATGCCCTTGTGCGTATCGACATGAGTGAGTACATGGAGAAATTCAGCGTATCTCGTTTGGTTGGAGCACCTCCGGGTTATGTTGGTTACGAAGAAGGTGGTCAGTTAACTGAAAAAATTCGTCGTAAACCATACAGCGTTGTCTTGCTTGATGAGATTGAAAAAGCACACCCTGATGTTTTCAACATCTTACTACAAGTGCTTGATGATGGAATTTTGACAGATGGTCTTGGCCGTCGTGTGGATTTCCGTAACACAATCATTATCATGACTTCGAACATTGGTGCGCGTGACTTGAAAGATTTTGGTTCTGGAATCGGTTTCTCTACAAAAGCGAAGGCTGATAACCAGGATGAAATAATGAAAGGCACCATTCAAAGTGCTCTTCGTAAAGCATTCTCTCCTGAGTTCCTTAACCGTTTGGATGATGTGATCGTGTTTAATTCACTTCAACGTGAAGATCTGCACCGTATCATCGATATCTCACTTGGCAAATTGTTCAGCCGCGTGAAAGGTTTGGGTTATGAAATTGAGCTTACTGTTCCTGCGAAAGATTTTCTTTCTGATAAAGGATATGATCCTCAGTATGGCGCCCGTCCTTTGAACAGAGCGATCCAGAAATATCTTGAAGATCCTGTTGCAGAAGAAATTCTTAAAGGTGATTTAAGAGAAGGAGATGTGTTGGTAGCGAATCACGTTGAGAATAGTGAAGAGCTGACAATATCCGTTAGAAAAAAAGAAGAAGAAGTAGCAAATTAG
- the atpH gene encoding ATP synthase F1 subunit delta, with translation MSVGIVAARYAKSLIELAKEKNVVEVVYQDMKLFLDTAHQNRGLMLALKSPVVRHEKKLAILKALFLERVNPVSYSIFEIITRKNRESILDAIAEEFINAYDEYRGIQKATVITTTPLTEELRKQFNKIVAEATGKTVELEEKVDPSLIGGYLLRVNDRQIDASLKSRLNELKLQFAN, from the coding sequence ATGTCAGTAGGTATAGTTGCTGCCAGATACGCTAAATCACTTATCGAGCTGGCAAAAGAAAAAAATGTTGTTGAAGTTGTTTATCAGGATATGAAACTGTTCCTGGATACTGCTCATCAAAACCGTGGGTTGATGCTGGCGCTAAAAAGCCCGGTAGTACGCCACGAAAAGAAACTGGCAATTTTAAAGGCGCTTTTTCTAGAAAGAGTTAACCCAGTTTCTTATTCTATTTTTGAGATCATTACAAGAAAAAACCGGGAATCAATTCTTGATGCGATTGCCGAAGAATTCATAAATGCATATGATGAATACCGCGGTATTCAGAAAGCAACTGTGATTACGACAACACCTTTAACTGAGGAGCTGCGTAAACAGTTTAATAAAATTGTGGCAGAAGCTACTGGCAAAACAGTTGAATTGGAAGAAAAAGTTGATCCTTCACTAATTGGTGGTTATTTGCTTCGTGTAAACGACCGTCAGATTGATGCATCACTTAAAAGCCGCCTGAATGAACTAAAATTACAGTTTGCCAACTAA
- a CDS encoding sugar phosphate isomerase/epimerase family protein: MDFNQKISRKSFLRTGALALSLPLISQLPSMAKASSKIGLQLYTLRDALSKDLEGTLKKVSEIGYKEVETFGYSDGKFFGKTPKEFKSLLSGLGLSAVSGHYGAGIAAPDRKGTLSNDWKRAVDDSAELGQKYMMCAYLTPDERKSIDDYKKYAVLFNKSGEICKAAGIQFGYHNHDFEFQKLDGQLPYDIITKDTDASLVKLELDLYWAVRAGLDPVELFKQHPGRFPLWHVKDMEKGPDKAFAEVGTGSIYFAKIFAARKTAGLTHFFVEQDVCKRPPLEAIAISYGNLVKMKV; this comes from the coding sequence ATGGATTTTAACCAAAAAATTTCCCGGAAATCATTTCTGCGGACTGGTGCACTGGCACTTTCACTTCCTTTGATTTCGCAGCTGCCTTCTATGGCGAAGGCTTCGTCTAAAATTGGTTTGCAGCTTTATACTTTAAGAGATGCTTTGAGCAAGGATCTGGAAGGAACACTTAAAAAGGTTTCTGAAATCGGCTATAAAGAAGTTGAAACTTTTGGCTACTCGGATGGAAAATTCTTTGGTAAAACACCAAAAGAATTCAAGTCATTATTAAGCGGTCTTGGACTTAGCGCTGTTAGCGGTCACTATGGTGCAGGTATTGCAGCACCTGACAGAAAAGGGACATTATCAAATGACTGGAAACGTGCAGTTGATGATTCGGCAGAACTTGGTCAAAAATATATGATGTGCGCTTACCTGACTCCGGACGAGCGTAAATCAATCGATGATTACAAAAAGTATGCAGTTCTTTTCAATAAGTCTGGTGAAATCTGTAAAGCTGCCGGAATCCAGTTTGGTTATCATAACCATGATTTTGAATTCCAGAAACTGGATGGACAATTGCCATATGATATTATCACAAAAGATACCGATGCTTCTCTGGTAAAACTGGAACTGGATTTGTATTGGGCTGTAAGAGCTGGTTTAGATCCTGTGGAGCTATTCAAGCAGCACCCGGGACGTTTCCCGTTATGGCACGTAAAAGACATGGAAAAAGGGCCGGATAAGGCCTTTGCAGAAGTTGGAACGGGATCAATCTATTTTGCTAAAATCTTTGCAGCAAGAAAAACAGCTGGCCTGACCCATTTCTTCGTTGAGCAGGATGTTTGTAAAAGACCACCTCTGGAAGCAATTGCTATCAGTTATGGTAATCTTGTCAAAATGAAAGTTTAG
- the atpE gene encoding ATP synthase F0 subunit C → MLLQILLQATEQGGAGLAVFGAAIGAGLAAIGAGLGIGKIGGSAMEGIARQPEAAGAIQTAMLIIAALIEAVALFAAVICLLISFKL, encoded by the coding sequence ATGTTGCTTCAAATTTTGCTTCAGGCTACAGAACAAGGTGGTGCAGGTCTAGCTGTTTTCGGTGCTGCTATCGGCGCTGGTCTTGCTGCTATCGGTGCTGGTCTTGGTATCGGTAAAATTGGTGGTTCTGCAATGGAAGGTATCGCTCGTCAGCCAGAAGCTGCTGGTGCTATCCAAACTGCAATGCTTATCATTGCTGCTCTTATCGAAGCGGTAGCGTTGTTCGCGGCGGTTATCTGTCTGCTTATCTCGTTCAAGCTTTAG
- the atpB gene encoding F0F1 ATP synthase subunit A → MYTPLRLFITTALVAATCLFNLPTQAQESGHADQNPIADSVNKEEHEIEHNLEESEEKFNIGQMIMHHIADSHEWEFSHGVAIPLPVILYSADRGIEVFSSSNFHNEHHEYNGYHLVHGDSETVEPVDHERKIYDFSITKNVASMMLSAIILVLIFTSIGKAYQRNVGKAPKGFQSAMEIVILFIRDDVVKPNVGPNYEKYLPYLLTLFFFILVNNILGLLPGAANVTGNIAITMTLAVITFIIVHINANKNYYKHLVSPPGVPAPLLLIMIPVEVVGVFMKPFSLMVRLFANMTAGHIILLSLFGLIFIFQSMFIAPVISLFALFLNFIEIMVAFIQAFIFTLLSSMYIGSAIEEHGHADHGH, encoded by the coding sequence ATGTATACGCCTTTAAGACTCTTTATAACGACTGCCCTAGTAGCGGCAACCTGCCTTTTTAACCTTCCGACGCAAGCTCAGGAATCGGGTCACGCTGACCAGAATCCGATCGCTGATTCTGTAAATAAAGAAGAGCACGAAATAGAACATAATCTGGAAGAGTCCGAAGAGAAATTTAACATCGGACAGATGATCATGCACCACATTGCGGACTCTCACGAGTGGGAATTCTCTCATGGTGTTGCTATTCCTCTTCCTGTAATTCTTTATTCTGCTGACCGCGGAATTGAAGTATTCTCATCTTCCAACTTCCACAATGAGCACCATGAATACAATGGTTATCATCTAGTTCACGGAGATTCTGAAACGGTTGAGCCTGTTGACCACGAGCGTAAGATCTATGACTTTTCAATTACGAAAAACGTAGCTTCCATGATGCTTAGCGCAATCATTCTGGTTCTTATCTTTACAAGCATTGGTAAAGCTTACCAACGTAATGTAGGCAAAGCACCGAAAGGATTCCAGTCTGCAATGGAAATCGTTATTCTTTTCATTCGTGACGATGTTGTTAAACCAAACGTTGGTCCTAACTACGAAAAATACCTTCCATACCTTTTGACATTGTTTTTCTTTATCCTTGTCAATAACATTCTAGGTCTTCTTCCGGGTGCAGCAAACGTTACAGGAAACATTGCCATCACGATGACACTTGCTGTGATCACTTTCATTATTGTTCACATCAATGCAAACAAAAACTATTACAAACACCTTGTAAGTCCTCCGGGCGTTCCTGCTCCATTGTTGCTTATCATGATTCCTGTTGAGGTTGTAGGTGTGTTCATGAAGCCGTTCTCTCTTATGGTTCGTCTTTTTGCAAACATGACAGCTGGTCACATTATCCTTTTAAGTCTTTTTGGATTGATCTTTATTTTCCAGAGCATGTTCATTGCTCCGGTGATCTCATTATTTGCCCTGTTCCTTAACTTCATCGAAATCATGGTGGCGTTTATCCAGGCATTTATTTTTACCCTGTTATCGTCTATGTACATCGGAAGTGCTATTGAAGAGCATGGCCACGCCGATCACGGACATTGA
- a CDS encoding alpha/beta hydrolase-fold protein, whose amino-acid sequence MKISNWLSVFSLVFMITMSQDICIAQKLPAGPQVLTFFSSADDTEQPYGLYIPKNYDSAKKYPLVMMLHGAGSNHRLELRRVFGKSNVGDETDVEASRYFPEWEDVDFIVATPLARGTAGYQGIPEMDVYDVLADVKKRFNIDENRTYLTGLSMGGGGTLWIGLTRPDIWAAIAPVCAAPPAGTIDLAGNASNFPVHFFHGDKDPVVPVESSRNWVAKMQDLGVEVTYKEFVDVKHDSWVNAYDDEFIFSWFNQVRNPFPNEVKFSSKFYKYNKAYWVQFDKMKSGLLSDISASFKRSNTLEIKTKNLDGFTLNLKGHAKFISNQPVAFTIDGIALSSKVDSTISFTKKGSAWAINKEFVTSIIEKRKGAEGPIFDAFSSRHVYVYGTADNPSAEELKKRLDIANEAANWSVYRGPFLGRVMFFPRVLSDKEVRASDFESSNLILFGTKETNAIISKYADKLPVHLNAATKDYGLLYIFPVDKHYVTISSGLPWWTGVVDQGLPFVPATHRDLPEFKDLLFFKDSSKNIVTDGYFTQEWKLPESLLTPLTKSGVITLSK is encoded by the coding sequence ATGAAAATAAGTAACTGGCTTTCCGTTTTTAGTTTAGTCTTCATGATAACGATGAGCCAAGATATTTGTATTGCTCAAAAACTCCCGGCAGGGCCACAAGTACTAACATTCTTTTCTTCCGCTGATGACACCGAGCAACCTTATGGCCTTTACATTCCAAAGAATTACGATTCGGCCAAAAAATATCCATTGGTAATGATGTTGCACGGTGCAGGTTCCAATCACAGACTTGAATTAAGACGTGTTTTTGGGAAAAGTAATGTTGGTGACGAGACGGATGTTGAAGCGAGCCGGTATTTTCCGGAATGGGAAGACGTTGATTTTATTGTGGCGACACCTTTGGCAAGAGGAACTGCGGGATATCAGGGAATTCCGGAAATGGATGTATATGATGTTTTGGCTGATGTTAAAAAGCGTTTTAATATTGATGAAAACCGGACTTATCTAACCGGTTTGTCTATGGGTGGTGGGGGTACATTATGGATAGGTTTGACACGACCTGACATTTGGGCAGCCATTGCACCGGTTTGCGCAGCACCACCGGCCGGTACGATTGATCTGGCGGGGAATGCGAGCAATTTCCCGGTTCATTTTTTTCATGGAGACAAAGATCCCGTAGTACCCGTTGAAAGCAGCAGAAACTGGGTAGCCAAAATGCAGGATCTTGGTGTGGAAGTTACTTATAAGGAATTTGTTGACGTCAAACATGATAGCTGGGTGAATGCTTATGATGATGAATTTATTTTCAGCTGGTTCAATCAGGTAAGAAATCCTTTTCCTAATGAGGTGAAATTTTCAAGTAAGTTTTATAAATACAATAAAGCTTACTGGGTGCAGTTTGATAAAATGAAAAGTGGTCTTTTATCTGATATATCAGCAAGTTTTAAAAGATCGAATACATTGGAAATTAAGACCAAAAATCTTGATGGCTTTACGTTGAATCTGAAAGGTCACGCCAAGTTTATCAGCAATCAACCCGTTGCATTTACAATTGACGGAATTGCATTGAGCAGCAAAGTAGATAGCACTATTTCTTTCACTAAAAAAGGATCAGCCTGGGCGATTAATAAAGAATTTGTTACAAGTATTATCGAAAAGAGAAAAGGGGCGGAGGGGCCAATTTTTGATGCTTTTTCAAGTCGCCATGTTTATGTTTACGGGACTGCTGACAATCCTTCTGCGGAGGAATTGAAAAAGCGCTTGGATATAGCGAACGAAGCTGCGAACTGGTCGGTATATCGCGGTCCATTTTTGGGAAGAGTAATGTTTTTTCCACGGGTCCTTTCCGACAAAGAAGTGAGGGCAAGTGATTTTGAATCCAGCAATCTTATTCTGTTTGGAACCAAAGAAACAAATGCCATTATCAGTAAATATGCTGATAAATTACCTGTGCATCTCAATGCCGCTACGAAGGATTATGGTTTACTTTATATATTTCCTGTCGACAAACATTACGTGACCATAAGTTCTGGTTTGCCTTGGTGGACCGGTGTCGTGGACCAAGGATTACCTTTTGTTCCGGCTACACACAGAGATTTGCCTGAATTCAAGGATTTATTGTTTTTTAAAGATTCATCAAAAAATATAGTTACAGATGGTTATTTCACACAAGAATGGAAATTACCTGAATCACTGCTGACGCCTTTGACAAAATCCGGCGTTATAACACTTTCAAAATAG
- a CDS encoding OmpA family protein: MAVNLLELTKGYITKEVGLKISDLTQESTSDVQIAMLGALPGLIGGIMNKASTVGGVHELIGLINLNNEDYVLNGLGSILGDESRSKEFISNGLSLLPILLDLDLKTVTDSISSSSGIKSYSVSTILSICAPIVLSVVAKYAKVKGVKSVEPVRLTSLLVEQKEFMVKFLPKDLNTLWNFKELEDLNKSLIRNPLSESELEGKPLSRGMKIFYWILFLLILGGAFYGYKKLTKEEETVVVEDFPVGADSVGNSKGTSKKTLGQFVTRQLPKDISLNIPENGIEAKLANFIADSSVVVDKDIWFDFDRVTFEPSAANLSQESMEQIDNIAKILRAYPNVNIKIGGYTDNTGDAATNLSLSKSRADAVRRGIVNKGIKATRISSEGYGIEHPVADNNTEEGRAQNRRIAINVTRK; the protein is encoded by the coding sequence ATGGCTGTCAATTTACTGGAGTTAACCAAGGGATATATCACGAAAGAGGTTGGTCTTAAAATATCCGATTTGACCCAAGAAAGTACCAGCGACGTTCAGATCGCAATGCTGGGTGCTCTTCCAGGACTTATCGGTGGAATTATGAATAAAGCCTCAACAGTTGGCGGAGTTCACGAATTGATCGGGCTTATCAATCTTAATAATGAAGATTACGTTTTAAATGGTCTCGGATCCATTCTTGGAGACGAATCAAGGTCTAAGGAATTTATCTCTAACGGACTCTCCTTACTCCCCATTCTTCTGGATCTGGATTTAAAAACGGTTACCGACTCTATTTCTTCTTCAAGTGGAATAAAAAGTTATTCAGTATCTACTATACTGAGTATTTGTGCTCCGATTGTGCTTAGCGTGGTTGCCAAATATGCCAAAGTTAAAGGTGTAAAGTCGGTAGAACCTGTTAGATTGACCAGTCTTCTGGTTGAGCAAAAAGAGTTTATGGTTAAGTTTCTGCCAAAAGATCTTAATACTCTCTGGAATTTTAAAGAGCTTGAAGACCTTAATAAAAGTCTGATTCGGAATCCATTAAGTGAAAGTGAATTGGAGGGAAAACCTCTTTCCAGAGGGATGAAAATATTTTACTGGATTTTATTCCTTTTGATTCTTGGCGGGGCGTTTTATGGATATAAAAAATTGACCAAAGAAGAGGAAACGGTAGTGGTTGAAGATTTCCCCGTTGGTGCGGATAGTGTAGGGAATTCAAAAGGTACCTCGAAAAAGACTCTTGGACAATTTGTAACAAGACAACTTCCAAAAGATATCAGCCTGAATATTCCTGAAAACGGAATTGAAGCGAAACTGGCCAATTTTATAGCGGACAGTTCAGTGGTTGTCGATAAGGATATTTGGTTTGATTTCGACAGGGTGACGTTTGAACCTAGTGCGGCAAATCTGAGCCAGGAATCGATGGAGCAGATTGATAATATTGCCAAAATTTTAAGAGCATATCCAAACGTTAACATCAAAATCGGAGGTTATACGGATAATACGGGTGACGCGGCAACCAATTTAAGTTTATCCAAAAGCAGAGCGGATGCGGTTAGGCGTGGAATTGTCAATAAAGGCATCAAGGCCACTCGTATAAGTTCCGAAGGTTATGGAATCGAACACCCAGTTGCGGATAACAACACCGAGGAAGGAAGAGCGCAAAATCGAAGAATTGCTATAAACGTTACAAGGAAATAG